One region of Euzebya rosea genomic DNA includes:
- a CDS encoding PGPGW domain-containing protein, whose translation MTAEPSRRTVGRRMQLAARRVAVTVVGGVVLAAGLVMLVTPGPGLLGIVAGLAILAREYTWAGRAYRWARDRWRSTVETTKGRVALRRAERTAQDVDRDRG comes from the coding sequence ATGACCGCCGAGCCGTCGCGCCGTACCGTCGGCCGCCGCATGCAGCTGGCCGCGAGGCGGGTTGCCGTCACCGTCGTCGGTGGGGTCGTGCTGGCCGCCGGCCTGGTCATGCTCGTCACGCCCGGCCCCGGCCTGCTCGGCATCGTCGCCGGCCTGGCGATCCTCGCTCGCGAGTACACCTGGGCCGGCCGTGCCTACCGCTGGGCGCGGGACCGCTGGCGTTCGACCGTGGAGACCACCAAGGGACGGGTGGCGCTCCGTCGGGCCGAACGGACGGCACAGGACGTCGACCGCGACCGGGGGTGA
- a CDS encoding NUDIX domain-containing protein: MSDTTTDGYEVLESEEAFRSRFTRIRVDTVRMPDGTVTDREIAEHMSAVGAVPLDADGNVVLLRQYRHAFGQHFLEVPAGKLDVEGEDTAEAMQRELAEEVQLTAGTLTHLTTFTNSAGWTTERTTVYLAEDLTPAPRPDDFVLEHEEADMEVLRIPLEEAIAMVHDGRIVDAKTVVGLLAVSSLQR, translated from the coding sequence GTGAGCGACACCACCACCGACGGCTACGAGGTCCTGGAGTCCGAGGAGGCCTTCCGCTCGCGCTTCACCCGCATCCGCGTCGACACCGTCCGCATGCCCGACGGCACGGTCACCGACCGGGAGATCGCCGAGCACATGTCGGCCGTGGGTGCGGTCCCGCTGGACGCCGACGGCAACGTCGTGCTGCTGCGGCAGTACCGACACGCCTTCGGACAGCACTTCCTCGAGGTCCCCGCCGGGAAGCTGGACGTCGAGGGGGAGGACACCGCCGAGGCCATGCAGCGCGAGCTTGCGGAGGAGGTGCAGCTGACCGCGGGCACGCTGACGCACCTGACCACGTTCACCAACTCCGCTGGATGGACGACGGAGCGGACGACGGTGTACCTGGCGGAGGACCTGACCCCGGCGCCACGGCCCGACGACTTCGTGCTGGAGCACGAGGAGGCCGACATGGAGGTCCTGCGGATCCCGCTGGAGGAGGCCATCGCGATGGTGCACGACGGCCGCATCGTCGACGCCAAGACCGTCGTCGGACTGCTGGCGGTCTCCTCCCTCCAGCGCTGA
- a CDS encoding site-specific tyrosine recombinase XerD has product MALPPHAQSYLDYLAAEKGLSDHSLQAYRRDLTLYGTYLDLEDIGSPIAADTRAVTGFAVWLRSQRTSRGTPYAKSSIARTLVAVRGLHRHLVREGLTDVDTATELTTPPPQRKLPDTLSQSQVESLLAAAEGDQPAQRRDLAMLELLYSAGLRITELIDLDVDDVDLIEMSVRCIGKGSRERIVPIGRMAAAAVDAWVLHGRGSMSPKGPWLFCNSRGGRLSRQGGHKIVKRHAAAAGLPDSVSPHTLRHSFATHLVEGGADIRVVQELLGHASVNTTQVYTHTSQARLRALYDRAHPRATIADADAMGAEATRVAAAPREDRSA; this is encoded by the coding sequence TTGGCGCTTCCCCCGCACGCGCAGAGCTACCTGGACTACCTGGCCGCCGAGAAGGGCCTGTCCGACCACAGCCTGCAGGCCTACCGCCGAGACCTGACGCTGTACGGGACCTACCTCGACCTCGAGGACATCGGCAGCCCGATCGCCGCCGACACCCGCGCCGTGACGGGGTTCGCCGTCTGGCTGCGGTCCCAGCGAACCTCCCGCGGCACGCCGTACGCCAAGTCCTCCATCGCGAGGACCCTCGTCGCCGTCCGGGGCCTGCACCGCCATCTGGTCCGCGAGGGACTGACCGACGTCGACACCGCCACGGAGCTGACGACCCCGCCGCCGCAGCGAAAGCTGCCCGACACCCTCTCCCAGTCGCAGGTCGAGTCCCTCCTCGCTGCCGCGGAGGGCGACCAGCCGGCCCAGCGTCGCGACCTCGCGATGCTGGAGCTGCTGTACTCCGCGGGCCTGCGGATCACCGAGCTGATCGACCTCGACGTCGACGACGTCGACCTGATCGAGATGAGCGTGCGGTGCATCGGCAAGGGCTCGCGGGAACGCATCGTGCCGATCGGACGGATGGCCGCGGCGGCCGTCGACGCGTGGGTGCTGCACGGTCGCGGGTCCATGTCCCCCAAGGGGCCGTGGTTGTTCTGCAACAGCCGCGGAGGTCGGCTCAGCCGGCAGGGCGGACACAAGATCGTCAAGCGACATGCGGCCGCTGCCGGGCTGCCCGACAGCGTGTCGCCGCACACCCTCCGCCACAGCTTCGCCACCCACCTGGTCGAGGGCGGCGCGGACATCCGCGTGGTGCAGGAGCTGCTGGGCCATGCCAGCGTCAACACCACGCAGGTGTACACCCACACCTCGCAGGCCCGGCTCCGGGCGCTCTACGATCGGGCACACCCGCGGGCCACCATCGCCGATGCCGACGCGATGGGTGCCGAAGCCACGCGGGTCGCCGCCGCCCCCCGAGAGGACCGTTCCGCATGA
- a CDS encoding thymidine phosphorylase has protein sequence MNPVELITRKRDGGELDLDELRAFVSGYLAEDGTVMEGQMGAFLMAGVLKGFTLAEARALTTVLLESGDRLDLSDLRGPTIDKHSTGGVGDGTTLVVAPLLAAAGAQVVKLSGRGLGHTGGTLDKLEAIPGFSVQLVGEAIMAQAEAIGCVVAAQTGDLVPADKALYALRDVTATVESTALIASSVMSKKLASGAGTIVLDVKAGDGAFMGTVEEAAALAELCVAIGNDAGRRTRALVTDMNTPLGSGIGNGLEVIEVVETLRTAPEGRFAEVCLALATTGLSAATGVDPADAHERLVGVWESGDALETLRRMIDAQGGDPAVCDRPREVMPAAPVVVEVPAPSTGSVTRLPAKAVGLLSMSLGAGRQRKDDDVDPAVGIELLVAEGDAIEAGQPLATVHARTTDAAEAAVARLTALVEVGEDGQAAPTVLRTIEA, from the coding sequence ATGAACCCCGTCGAGCTGATCACCCGCAAGCGCGATGGCGGCGAGCTGGACCTGGACGAGCTCCGGGCGTTCGTCAGCGGCTACCTGGCCGAGGACGGAACGGTCATGGAGGGCCAGATGGGGGCCTTCCTGATGGCCGGCGTCCTGAAGGGCTTCACCCTGGCCGAGGCACGGGCGCTGACGACGGTGCTGCTGGAGTCCGGCGACCGGCTGGACCTGTCGGACCTGCGCGGGCCCACGATCGACAAGCACTCCACCGGGGGAGTGGGGGACGGCACGACGCTGGTCGTGGCGCCCCTGCTGGCTGCCGCCGGCGCCCAGGTGGTCAAGCTGTCGGGACGAGGCCTCGGCCACACCGGCGGCACCCTGGACAAGCTGGAGGCCATCCCCGGGTTCAGCGTGCAGCTCGTGGGCGAGGCGATCATGGCGCAGGCCGAGGCGATCGGCTGTGTCGTGGCGGCCCAGACCGGTGACCTGGTCCCCGCCGACAAGGCCCTGTACGCCCTTCGCGACGTCACCGCGACCGTGGAGTCCACCGCCCTCATCGCCTCCAGCGTGATGAGCAAGAAGCTGGCCAGCGGCGCCGGCACGATCGTGCTGGATGTCAAGGCGGGCGACGGCGCCTTCATGGGCACCGTCGAGGAGGCTGCGGCGCTGGCCGAGCTGTGCGTCGCGATCGGCAACGATGCCGGCCGGCGAACCCGGGCGCTGGTGACCGACATGAACACCCCGCTGGGGTCGGGCATCGGCAACGGCCTGGAGGTCATCGAGGTCGTCGAGACGCTCCGCACTGCTCCCGAGGGGCGTTTCGCCGAGGTGTGCCTGGCGCTGGCCACGACCGGACTGTCCGCGGCAACGGGCGTCGACCCGGCCGACGCGCACGAACGCCTCGTGGGGGTGTGGGAGTCCGGGGACGCGCTGGAGACGCTGCGTCGCATGATCGACGCACAGGGCGGTGACCCAGCGGTCTGTGACCGTCCGCGGGAGGTCATGCCCGCAGCCCCAGTCGTCGTCGAGGTCCCCGCGCCGTCCACCGGCTCGGTGACACGCCTGCCCGCGAAGGCGGTCGGCCTGCTGTCGATGTCGCTGGGCGCCGGCCGGCAGCGCAAGGACGACGACGTCGACCCGGCGGTCGGCATCGAGCTGCTCGTCGCAGAGGGCGACGCGATCGAGGCCGGTCAGCCCCTCGCCACCGTCCACGCGCGCACCACCGACGCGGCGGAGGCGGCGGTGGCCCGCCTGACGGCGCTGGTCGAGGTCGGCGAGGACGGCCAGGCCGCCCCGACGGTCCTGCGCACCATCGAGGCGTAG
- a CDS encoding cell wall-binding repeat-containing protein: MQSWVKVFPVLVLLCALVVVGPPPSSASPVCTDPATRDVLCGGRVFPEPISSLTGLTYAETVAGLEALAAESDGWLTVSTIGTSFDGFPVVMAELTDPASTVPLDDRKVVLVSQSIHGNEPGGREGGVRYVEDLLRGEDDARLAQLDRVRLVQVFLNPDGWTAGDHDQVPDGDSVGLWARGNGNGTLGVGDVGGVDLNRNAAWFGPIPTSRPDPLSEPESQALFDEVTARLAAGQDIQASVDIHGEVPDAAAVVMLSAGQFDLQGSMQQRNHGEALHASVDDELSDSSVFALQELVSGDIEPTILHASSEFGSVGVGGSGSGFLGDWLAQANGGDSSSLSTVELINLQGTPGVNSLTFRRDVFQIYRETVRGILGGLIDQAVIDWVPSVQLPGPTGFVRDPAVVIDPVRGIARTQMDFFDDLDAYLDQPLVALDPAGLDAGDLTGLDNVVVATDVLDASGIAALRAWAQAGGNLVLTDSAMAELPGLVDGVQPADVTVDLSDINQIDFPQPRTDPLLDGIREIAFLMTEPATIGYDTTSEDLTPAYRVATSTWTGLGGTSVGTIAGQTALGRVDVGSGRVTVIGQLLPPPVAHDRTLYGIDSYGVLDTGYHVLLNALGATLTVTPVDIDDDSLLVADVAVSVDAPPRVDVGDAVPVTVRLANDGPDTAAAITTTVTLPSALAPGTLPQACSSAGRVITCQRATLGDGSDATMAIPTTATASGAVTVSARIATASTDRVAANDTDSTVISITAPGGGGGTGGGGGGGETPVEGLTLELSTSSATPAIGETIVLTGVVGNDGAATIEEVTLDLSLPPGLVHVGGSVGCTAHDEVVTCPVELSGSFAGLDVGETADVELAVVPTRVGDLDVGGTARGGDAVVPAVDVVAVAAVSPDPTVVRLDGPERIATAIAASRDAYPDGTARAVVLARADAFPDALAGGPLAAAARGPLLLTPTDTLPDAVAEEIERVLGDGGIVHVLGGPNAVSPAVETAVGRLAAEVRRHGGNDRFETAVAIAREVGDPERVFVATGGDFPDALAAGAAAAHTDGVVVLTAGSALPAATRAYLEEVDGVPVTAVGGLAAQATPGTDQLVGANRFETAALVAESVFDDPTSAGIATGAAFADALAGVAHIAGREGPILLAERDRLPFATEQWLGTHTRSLERLYLYGGPAALGEDVEATLRTVFD; this comes from the coding sequence ATGCAGTCATGGGTCAAGGTGTTCCCCGTCCTCGTTCTGCTCTGCGCGCTGGTGGTGGTGGGCCCCCCGCCGTCCTCGGCGTCGCCGGTGTGCACGGATCCCGCCACCCGGGACGTGCTCTGCGGCGGCCGCGTCTTCCCCGAGCCGATCAGCTCGTTGACAGGCCTGACGTACGCCGAGACCGTCGCGGGCCTGGAGGCGTTGGCGGCCGAGTCCGACGGCTGGCTGACGGTGTCCACCATCGGGACGTCGTTCGACGGCTTCCCGGTGGTGATGGCCGAGCTGACCGATCCGGCGTCGACGGTGCCGCTGGACGACCGCAAGGTCGTGCTGGTCTCGCAGTCCATCCACGGCAACGAGCCGGGCGGCCGCGAGGGCGGCGTTCGGTACGTCGAGGACCTGCTGCGCGGCGAGGACGACGCCCGGCTGGCCCAGCTCGATCGCGTCCGCCTGGTGCAGGTGTTCCTCAACCCCGACGGGTGGACCGCGGGTGACCACGACCAGGTGCCCGACGGCGACTCCGTGGGCCTGTGGGCGCGTGGCAACGGCAACGGCACCCTCGGCGTCGGCGACGTCGGCGGGGTCGACCTCAACCGCAACGCCGCATGGTTCGGGCCGATCCCCACCTCCCGTCCGGACCCCCTCTCCGAACCCGAGTCCCAGGCGCTGTTCGACGAGGTCACCGCTCGGCTGGCCGCTGGGCAGGACATCCAGGCCTCGGTGGACATCCACGGCGAGGTGCCCGACGCGGCTGCCGTCGTGATGCTGTCGGCTGGCCAGTTCGACCTCCAGGGGTCGATGCAGCAGCGCAACCACGGCGAGGCGTTGCACGCCAGCGTCGACGACGAGCTGTCCGACAGCTCGGTGTTCGCCCTGCAGGAGCTGGTCTCCGGCGACATCGAGCCGACGATCCTCCACGCCTCCTCGGAGTTCGGGTCGGTCGGTGTCGGCGGATCCGGATCGGGGTTCCTCGGTGACTGGCTGGCCCAGGCCAACGGCGGGGACTCCTCCAGCCTGTCGACCGTCGAGCTGATCAACCTGCAGGGCACGCCCGGCGTCAACTCGCTGACGTTCCGCCGTGACGTGTTCCAGATCTACCGCGAGACGGTCCGTGGCATCCTCGGCGGGCTGATCGACCAGGCCGTCATCGACTGGGTCCCGTCGGTGCAGCTGCCCGGGCCGACCGGCTTCGTGCGCGACCCCGCGGTCGTGATCGATCCCGTCCGCGGGATCGCACGGACGCAGATGGACTTCTTCGACGACCTCGACGCCTACCTCGACCAGCCGCTCGTGGCGCTGGATCCGGCGGGGCTCGACGCCGGTGACCTGACCGGGCTCGACAACGTGGTCGTGGCCACCGACGTCCTGGACGCCAGCGGGATCGCCGCGCTGCGTGCCTGGGCGCAGGCCGGGGGCAACCTCGTCCTCACCGACTCGGCGATGGCCGAGCTGCCGGGCCTCGTCGACGGGGTCCAGCCGGCCGACGTCACCGTGGACCTCTCCGACATCAACCAGATCGACTTCCCCCAACCACGCACCGACCCCCTCCTCGACGGCATCCGCGAGATCGCCTTCCTGATGACCGAGCCCGCCACGATCGGCTACGACACCACCAGCGAGGACCTGACGCCCGCGTACCGGGTGGCGACCTCGACGTGGACCGGCCTCGGCGGCACCTCGGTCGGCACGATCGCCGGTCAGACGGCGCTGGGACGGGTCGACGTCGGTTCGGGCCGGGTGACGGTGATCGGGCAGCTGCTGCCGCCCCCCGTGGCCCACGACCGCACCCTGTACGGCATCGACAGCTACGGCGTGCTCGACACGGGGTACCACGTGCTGCTGAACGCCCTCGGGGCGACGCTGACCGTCACGCCGGTCGACATCGACGACGACTCGCTGCTGGTCGCCGACGTCGCGGTCTCCGTCGACGCGCCGCCCCGGGTCGACGTCGGCGACGCCGTGCCCGTCACGGTTCGGCTGGCCAACGACGGCCCCGACACGGCGGCGGCGATCACCACGACCGTCACCCTCCCCTCCGCCCTCGCGCCGGGCACCCTGCCGCAGGCCTGCAGCAGCGCCGGTCGGGTGATCACCTGCCAGCGCGCCACCCTCGGCGACGGCAGCGATGCGACCATGGCGATCCCGACGACGGCGACGGCCAGCGGAGCCGTCACGGTCTCGGCACGCATCGCCACGGCGTCCACCGACCGGGTCGCGGCCAACGACACCGACTCCACGGTGATCAGCATCACCGCGCCCGGTGGTGGGGGCGGAACCGGCGGCGGTGGTGGCGGCGGCGAGACCCCGGTCGAGGGGTTGACCCTGGAGCTCTCGACGAGCAGCGCCACGCCGGCCATCGGCGAGACCATCGTGCTGACCGGCGTGGTCGGCAACGACGGGGCGGCCACCATCGAGGAGGTCACCCTCGACCTGTCCCTGCCGCCGGGGTTGGTGCACGTCGGCGGGTCCGTCGGCTGCACGGCCCACGACGAGGTCGTGACCTGTCCCGTCGAGCTGTCCGGGTCCTTCGCGGGCCTGGACGTCGGCGAGACCGCCGACGTCGAGCTCGCCGTCGTGCCGACGCGGGTGGGTGACCTCGATGTGGGCGGGACCGCCCGCGGTGGTGACGCGGTCGTCCCCGCGGTGGACGTGGTCGCGGTCGCGGCCGTCAGCCCGGATCCGACCGTGGTGCGGCTGGACGGTCCCGAACGGATCGCCACGGCCATCGCGGCGTCACGGGACGCCTATCCCGACGGCACCGCGCGGGCGGTCGTACTGGCCCGCGCCGACGCCTTCCCCGACGCGCTGGCCGGCGGGCCGCTGGCCGCCGCGGCCCGGGGTCCGCTGCTGCTGACCCCGACCGACACGCTGCCCGACGCCGTGGCCGAGGAGATCGAGCGTGTGCTCGGCGACGGTGGGATCGTGCACGTGCTGGGCGGGCCCAACGCCGTCTCACCGGCGGTGGAGACGGCGGTCGGCCGACTCGCCGCCGAGGTCCGACGGCACGGCGGCAACGACCGGTTCGAGACGGCGGTCGCCATCGCCCGCGAGGTCGGGGACCCCGAGCGGGTCTTCGTCGCCACCGGCGGGGACTTCCCCGACGCCCTGGCCGCGGGTGCGGCCGCTGCGCACACCGACGGGGTGGTGGTCCTGACCGCAGGGTCGGCCCTGCCCGCTGCCACCCGCGCCTACCTCGAGGAGGTCGACGGCGTGCCCGTCACCGCCGTGGGCGGGCTGGCCGCGCAGGCGACTCCCGGGACCGACCAGCTGGTGGGTGCCAACCGGTTCGAGACCGCCGCGCTGGTCGCCGAGTCGGTGTTCGACGACCCGACGTCGGCCGGCATCGCCACCGGCGCCGCGTTCGCCGATGCCCTCGCCGGGGTGGCCCACATCGCCGGACGCGAGGGACCGATCCTGCTGGCCGAGCGCGACCGCCTGCCCTTCGCCACCGAGCAGTGGCTGGGCACCCACACCCGCTCGCTGGAGCGCCTGTACCTCTACGGCGGCCCCGCCGCGCTCGGGGAGGACGTCGAGGCCACCCTGCGCACGGTCTTCGACTGA
- a CDS encoding segregation and condensation protein A, with protein sequence MADIPVDGPVVDTDEPRADENRERARSGTYHVSVQAFEGPFDLLLHLIARRKVDIYEVSIAEITDDYLAVLGSMDVLDLEVTTEFLVVAATLIELKAARLLPSEDDPELDELALEARDLLYARLLEYRTFREAAAHLRTLLQAHDGYIPRDVSLESPFDKLRPEASLGLTPDAFARLAARVLAPSAETSIDLSHIQPVRMTVREAAGMILDELTRADQPLTFEELTAGCRHVAEVVVHFLACLELYKLDHVELDQPDNFGRMTVEWTPDRGRIDAATFELDTYDGMDVDVDADDEDDEPAVDDTGADHHPDHTPADEAARHEQ encoded by the coding sequence ATGGCAGACATCCCCGTCGACGGCCCGGTCGTCGACACCGACGAGCCCCGCGCGGACGAGAACCGCGAGCGGGCCCGTTCGGGGACCTACCATGTCTCCGTCCAGGCGTTCGAGGGGCCCTTCGACCTGCTGCTGCACCTGATCGCACGGCGCAAGGTCGACATCTACGAGGTCTCCATCGCCGAGATCACCGACGACTACCTCGCCGTGCTGGGGTCGATGGACGTCCTCGACCTCGAGGTCACGACCGAGTTCCTCGTGGTCGCCGCGACCCTCATCGAGCTGAAGGCCGCGCGCCTGCTGCCCAGCGAGGACGACCCGGAGCTCGACGAGTTGGCGCTGGAGGCCCGGGACCTGCTGTACGCCCGGCTGCTGGAGTACCGCACGTTCCGCGAGGCCGCCGCCCACCTGCGCACGCTGCTGCAGGCCCACGACGGCTACATCCCCCGCGACGTGTCGCTGGAGTCGCCGTTCGACAAGCTCAGGCCCGAGGCGTCGCTGGGGCTGACCCCCGACGCCTTCGCCCGGCTGGCCGCACGGGTGCTGGCCCCGTCGGCCGAGACGTCCATCGACCTGTCCCACATCCAGCCGGTCCGCATGACGGTGCGCGAGGCCGCCGGGATGATCCTGGACGAGCTGACCCGTGCCGATCAGCCCCTCACCTTCGAGGAGCTCACCGCGGGCTGCCGGCATGTCGCCGAGGTCGTCGTGCACTTCCTGGCGTGCCTGGAGCTGTACAAGCTGGACCACGTCGAGCTCGACCAGCCCGACAACTTCGGCCGGATGACCGTGGAATGGACGCCCGACCGCGGCAGGATCGACGCGGCCACCTTCGAGCTGGACACCTACGACGGCATGGACGTCGACGTGGATGCCGACGACGAGGACGACGAGCCCGCTGTCGACGACACGGGCGCCGACCACCATCCCGACCACACCCCCGCCGACGAGGCAGCCCGACATGAGCAGTGA
- the scpB gene encoding SMC-Scp complex subunit ScpB: MSSEHLTETSPGDAPVPAVDAAAGEEHAQELRLEPELRKALEAILLVVDEPVPAETLAQVLEVGMDEIEDGLLALAAEYVEQGRGFVLRRAGGGWRMYTDPGAAPYVERFVLHGRTGKLSQAALETLAIVAYKQPVTRADISEIRGVDADSGVRNLMARGLVEEVGRADAPGQPLLYGTTASFLEKLGLDDLSTLPALPALVPTGPPPPEPAPGGYRAARKELVALEREGDADDGDDTPAPGARLTALLDDADKQANAAIKAAKNLVEDMTRVDDDPDEDDPSSTDTSSTDPSSTHTTTEQTPNEAATTVEEPTDDAR; this comes from the coding sequence ATGAGCAGTGAGCACCTGACCGAGACGTCACCTGGCGACGCCCCCGTACCCGCCGTCGACGCCGCTGCGGGTGAGGAGCACGCGCAGGAGCTGCGGCTGGAGCCGGAGCTGCGCAAGGCGCTGGAGGCGATCCTGCTCGTCGTCGACGAACCGGTTCCCGCCGAGACCCTCGCCCAGGTGCTCGAGGTCGGCATGGACGAGATCGAGGACGGGCTGCTGGCGCTCGCCGCGGAGTACGTCGAGCAGGGCCGCGGCTTCGTGCTGCGTCGGGCCGGGGGCGGCTGGCGGATGTACACCGACCCGGGCGCAGCGCCCTACGTCGAGCGCTTCGTGCTGCACGGCCGGACCGGCAAGCTCAGCCAGGCCGCGCTGGAGACGCTTGCGATCGTGGCCTACAAGCAGCCGGTCACCCGCGCCGACATCTCCGAGATCCGCGGCGTCGACGCCGACTCCGGCGTGCGCAACCTGATGGCCCGCGGGCTGGTGGAGGAGGTCGGTCGCGCCGACGCGCCCGGCCAGCCGCTGCTGTACGGCACCACCGCCTCGTTCCTCGAGAAGCTGGGACTGGACGACCTGTCGACCCTGCCGGCGCTGCCGGCGCTGGTCCCGACCGGTCCGCCACCCCCCGAACCGGCCCCGGGCGGCTACCGTGCGGCTCGCAAGGAGCTGGTCGCGCTGGAACGCGAGGGCGACGCCGACGACGGCGACGATACGCCAGCACCCGGCGCCCGGCTGACCGCGTTGCTCGACGACGCCGACAAGCAGGCCAACGCCGCCATCAAGGCCGCGAAGAACCTGGTCGAGGACATGACCCGGGTCGACGACGACCCCGACGAGGACGACCCGTCATCCACCGACACGTCGTCCACCGACCCGTCCTCGACCCACACGACCACCGAACAGACCCCCAACGAGGCGGCCACGACCGTCGAGGAGCCCACCGACGATGCCCGCTGA
- a CDS encoding pseudouridine synthase, whose protein sequence is MPAERLQKVLAHAGQGSRRVCEGLIAEGRISVNGRTATLGDKADPKVDVIAIDGERIHVNTDLVYLLFNKPAGVVTTANDPEGRPTVIDYVPANPRVFPVGRLDQDTTGLLLLTNDGELANRVTHPRYEVEKTYMVQIRGPVSRKHLHQLQNGVELDDGPAKARKATLKIADQTRSLLEIVIAEGRNREVRRMMKAVGLELEQLVRVRIGPIHLGDIGPGKVRPLNGKEVRELYAAVGLDAAPNEETS, encoded by the coding sequence ATGCCCGCTGAACGACTGCAGAAGGTCCTTGCCCACGCCGGGCAGGGCAGCCGACGGGTGTGCGAGGGGCTGATCGCCGAGGGCCGGATCAGCGTCAACGGTCGCACCGCCACCCTCGGCGACAAGGCCGACCCCAAGGTCGACGTGATCGCCATCGACGGGGAACGCATCCACGTCAACACCGACCTCGTGTACCTGCTGTTCAACAAGCCGGCAGGCGTCGTCACCACGGCCAACGACCCCGAGGGACGGCCGACCGTGATCGACTACGTCCCCGCCAACCCGCGGGTGTTCCCCGTCGGCCGGCTCGACCAGGACACCACCGGTCTGCTGCTGCTCACCAACGACGGCGAGCTTGCCAACCGGGTCACCCACCCTCGCTACGAGGTCGAGAAGACCTACATGGTCCAGATCCGCGGGCCGGTGTCGCGCAAGCACCTGCACCAGCTGCAGAACGGCGTCGAGCTCGACGACGGCCCCGCGAAGGCCCGCAAGGCCACCCTCAAGATCGCCGACCAGACCCGGTCGTTGCTGGAGATCGTCATCGCCGAGGGACGCAACCGTGAGGTCCGCCGCATGATGAAGGCCGTGGGGCTGGAGCTCGAGCAGCTCGTCCGCGTCCGGATCGGCCCCATCCACCTCGGCGACATCGGCCCCGGCAAGGTTCGTCCGCTCAACGGCAAGGAGGTCCGCGAGCTGTACGCCGCGGTCGGCCTCGACGCCGCCCCGAACGAGGAGACCAGCTGA
- the aroH gene encoding chorismate mutase codes for MPPSGLRVEALRGAITLDTDSREEVLVRTAQMLGELLQRNDLQPDDIISMLFTATADITSEFPAAAVRKAGISDVPMVCARELGIDGESNIPLCIRVMAHVYTERPRAALRHAYLRGARQLRSDLPE; via the coding sequence ATGCCACCCTCCGGCCTGCGTGTGGAGGCGCTTCGTGGCGCCATCACGCTCGACACCGACAGCCGCGAGGAGGTGCTCGTCCGCACCGCCCAGATGCTGGGCGAGCTGCTGCAGCGCAACGACCTGCAGCCCGACGACATCATCTCCATGTTGTTCACCGCCACCGCCGACATCACCTCGGAGTTCCCCGCCGCCGCCGTCCGCAAGGCCGGCATCAGCGACGTCCCGATGGTGTGTGCCCGCGAGCTGGGCATCGACGGCGAATCCAACATCCCGCTCTGCATCCGGGTGATGGCGCATGTCTATACGGAGCGGCCTCGCGCCGCCCTTCGACATGCCTACCTGCGCGGCGCACGCCAGCTGCGCAGTGACCTGCCGGAATGA